One bacterium genomic window carries:
- a CDS encoding peptidoglycan-binding domain-containing protein — MSYLYKSQTKKFVAGFVGLALAFSLVGVQTASAALTTDQVNTIIALLQSFGVDQTTINNVHASLTGGTPTAPPSGTPTTGYTFNRNLMQGSSGEDVRQLQMILNQSADTRIASSGVGSPGSETTYFGALTKTAVIKFQNKYAASVLAPVGLSSGTGYVGPATRDFLNSLGGGTTPPPSNGGGTTPPPPTGTGLKVMLAPDSPFGVALVQGQAVGELAKFTFANPTSVAINVTNLAFKRIGTSADSTLSNVYLFQGATRITDAAGISNTAFSYNNPNGVFTVPAGGTVTISVRSDITASTGGEQVGVQLDSVSASGTLDSSATFPITGGIQTISSATLGTLTFTYTGPDGGTENPANDVRVFETQAVVGTHAMNLESIAFENRGTSSDGDLRNIRLFIDGVQVGSAVGQFTDKRATFDLTASPVRLETGTRIIKVTADVVKGSSETYNIQIRRAADVRARDIQLGQPVLSSSSFAIAAGSANTIAAGSLSVSRSTDSPSGNVTVGATNVLWSKFDVRATGEDVKIEAVTVDVDTTAGDGMDNVKVFVNGVQVGSTKDVGSASSETGTEFTFGSSFIARAGETMVVEIYGDAKEADATNFAAAATIDVGFSIAAADTEAMNSGDTVSAVAEVEGFSRTMSATSLTASKSSGFGNQTYVAGSNNVKVGSFTLAAGSTEGVNVNTITIELSSDESASVTNLMLKDSSSGAQLGTTKASPSTSNGFSVNFTIPASGSKTIDVYADFKAGSNAGSWTAQVDTTSGGNGAMTAQSATVGSDLVLQTITLGSGTLTVAANTGATPADYIALAGTSDVKVGSFRFTAQDSQFTVQELKIKIPANAATSVETITLKWDGGQASRGIDDVSTGAAETHSTSTFAGLDFEIPKNTEKNLDVYVKIPTLADAGANISGRAISALIDFDEGFKAIDAAGTVDDEAADADLNSAGTSGRGTVYVRDSVPTISAAGDEPTTLSSGETVLGRVTIKADNAADITWKQIMFKVSKGSGVQIGATTTLALWRGNTQVTGVFATTTATDGTGTMESFAADATTGDIVFIVGTRTGTTEEEIGKGESATYELRGSVTGVGTGDHLRISVEKPSTAVVTDSFADIAGSIADTGHSFVWSDRSSTVTTVHAVTTDDWADDYLVNTLPVTIGDHR, encoded by the coding sequence ATGAGTTATTTATACAAATCACAGACAAAGAAATTTGTCGCTGGGTTTGTCGGTTTGGCTCTTGCCTTTTCATTGGTGGGAGTACAGACGGCAAGCGCGGCTCTGACTACTGATCAGGTGAATACAATCATCGCCCTTCTTCAGTCGTTCGGAGTCGATCAGACAACGATAAATAATGTGCACGCGTCTTTGACGGGGGGAACTCCGACAGCGCCGCCTTCAGGCACACCAACGACAGGATACACATTTAATAGAAACCTTATGCAAGGGTCTTCAGGTGAAGATGTAAGACAGCTTCAGATGATTCTGAATCAAAGCGCGGATACGAGAATCGCTTCTTCAGGAGTCGGTTCTCCCGGAAGCGAAACGACTTACTTCGGCGCTCTTACAAAAACGGCGGTAATCAAGTTCCAGAACAAGTATGCCGCTTCAGTCCTCGCCCCTGTCGGACTTTCTTCGGGAACAGGATACGTAGGTCCCGCAACGAGGGACTTCTTGAATTCTCTTGGTGGTGGTACAACTCCTCCTCCTTCAAATGGTGGTGGAACGACACCTCCTCCTCCGACGGGAACAGGACTTAAGGTAATGCTTGCTCCTGACTCTCCGTTCGGAGTAGCACTTGTGCAAGGACAAGCGGTTGGCGAGTTGGCCAAATTCACTTTTGCCAACCCGACCTCTGTTGCTATCAATGTTACGAACCTTGCCTTCAAGAGAATAGGGACATCCGCTGACTCTACACTTTCCAATGTCTATCTATTCCAAGGAGCTACTCGTATTACTGATGCCGCAGGCATAAGCAATACGGCATTCAGCTACAACAACCCCAACGGTGTCTTTACAGTACCGGCTGGCGGAACGGTAACCATCAGCGTACGTTCCGACATCACCGCCTCAACAGGCGGAGAGCAGGTTGGAGTACAGTTGGATTCAGTAAGCGCGAGCGGAACTCTTGACTCCAGCGCTACATTCCCGATAACCGGCGGTATTCAGACCATTTCTTCCGCCACGCTCGGTACTTTGACATTCACTTACACGGGCCCTGATGGCGGAACGGAAAATCCCGCAAACGATGTCCGTGTCTTTGAAACTCAAGCGGTTGTTGGAACTCACGCAATGAATTTGGAGTCAATCGCGTTTGAAAACCGCGGTACTTCATCGGACGGAGACCTTAGAAACATCCGCCTCTTTATTGACGGAGTACAGGTTGGAAGCGCTGTAGGCCAGTTTACTGACAAGCGCGCCACCTTTGACCTCACCGCAAGCCCTGTTCGTCTTGAAACGGGAACTCGTATAATTAAAGTTACGGCCGATGTCGTAAAAGGTTCAAGTGAAACTTACAACATCCAGATTCGTCGCGCCGCGGACGTACGCGCCAGAGACATTCAGCTCGGCCAGCCGGTTCTCTCAAGCAGTTCGTTTGCTATCGCCGCCGGCAGTGCTAACACTATTGCCGCCGGATCTCTTTCTGTCAGCCGTTCCACGGATTCTCCGTCAGGCAACGTAACAGTCGGAGCGACCAACGTTTTGTGGTCCAAGTTTGATGTCCGAGCCACGGGCGAAGATGTCAAAATAGAGGCCGTCACTGTTGATGTTGATACCACTGCTGGAGACGGCATGGACAACGTCAAAGTGTTCGTAAACGGCGTTCAGGTTGGCTCTACAAAGGATGTAGGTTCGGCTAGTAGTGAAACGGGAACTGAGTTTACATTCGGTTCATCGTTTATTGCCAGAGCCGGAGAAACTATGGTAGTTGAAATCTACGGCGATGCCAAAGAGGCCGACGCTACCAACTTCGCTGCTGCTGCTACAATTGACGTAGGATTCTCTATTGCGGCCGCTGATACCGAAGCCATGAATTCCGGCGACACGGTAAGCGCGGTAGCGGAAGTAGAAGGATTCTCAAGAACTATGTCCGCCACCAGTTTGACCGCTTCCAAATCTTCAGGATTTGGTAACCAGACATACGTTGCGGGTAGCAACAATGTGAAAGTGGGTTCATTCACGCTTGCAGCCGGTTCTACGGAAGGAGTCAATGTTAATACCATTACTATTGAACTTTCTTCTGATGAATCAGCTTCTGTAACGAACTTGATGCTAAAAGACAGCTCTTCAGGCGCTCAACTCGGAACGACCAAAGCCAGCCCTTCCACTTCTAACGGCTTCTCGGTCAACTTCACAATTCCCGCTTCCGGAAGCAAGACAATTGACGTCTACGCTGACTTTAAGGCGGGTTCCAACGCGGGATCTTGGACAGCGCAGGTTGATACGACTTCCGGTGGTAACGGAGCCATGACGGCTCAATCAGCCACTGTCGGGTCAGACCTCGTTCTTCAGACAATTACTCTCGGTTCAGGTACTTTGACTGTAGCAGCAAACACTGGAGCTACGCCGGCTGACTACATCGCTCTTGCGGGAACAAGTGATGTTAAAGTCGGTTCATTCCGATTTACAGCGCAGGATTCCCAGTTCACTGTTCAAGAGTTGAAAATCAAGATTCCTGCCAATGCCGCCACTTCAGTAGAAACCATAACTCTAAAGTGGGACGGAGGACAGGCCTCACGAGGAATTGATGACGTCTCAACTGGCGCAGCAGAGACCCATTCCACATCAACATTCGCTGGTCTGGACTTTGAAATTCCGAAAAACACAGAAAAGAATCTTGACGTTTATGTCAAAATTCCGACCCTTGCTGACGCCGGCGCTAATATATCCGGTAGAGCAATCTCGGCTCTTATTGACTTTGACGAAGGATTCAAGGCGATTGACGCGGCTGGTACGGTTGACGATGAAGCCGCCGATGCCGACCTTAACTCTGCCGGTACGTCTGGTAGAGGTACGGTATATGTACGCGATTCCGTTCCGACAATTTCGGCGGCTGGCGATGAACCGACAACTTTGAGCTCTGGCGAAACGGTACTCGGACGCGTTACCATAAAAGCGGATAATGCAGCTGACATAACTTGGAAACAAATTATGTTTAAGGTCAGCAAAGGCAGTGGAGTTCAAATAGGAGCTACCACGACCTTGGCGCTGTGGAGAGGAAATACACAGGTTACAGGTGTCTTCGCGACCACGACTGCCACAGACGGTACCGGTACGATGGAGTCATTCGCGGCTGATGCCACGACAGGTGATATTGTCTTCATAGTAGGCACAAGAACTGGCACTACTGAAGAGGAAATCGGTAAAGGCGAGTCCGCTACTTACGAACTTCGCGGTTCTGTAACCGGAGTTGGTACTGGCGACCACTTGCGAATCAGCGTAGAGAAACCCTCTACAGCCGTTGTAACCGATTCCTTCGCTGATATTGCCGGCTCTATAGCCGACACAGGTCACTCGTTTGTCTGGTCTGATCGCTCGTCTACGGTAACTACCGTACACGCCGTAACGACAGATGACTGGGCTGACGACTATCTTGTGAACACATTGCCGGTAACCATCGGTGACCATCGGTAA
- a CDS encoding DNA translocase FtsK 4TM domain-containing protein — MAKKNKRKKTKDSEFEEGAREGTLQAIVTVVFFVAGIFLILSAFDKAGIVGSHTYSFLSKLLGIGYFLLPLVLFMMGVSFWTYIKEGFPLVKIGGGTLFLLAGLGITNIAFEKGGGAVGNIISLPLLNFFDIYATVVILTAVFLISLLVIFETRFTVDPIRSLLSKFGRKEDDSSVVTEEEEERIDKATKEAGYDDEDGEEKEPEIKNSFAKEKKASEDSEFGLIAPFKAMHKEYKPPSLSLLEEDRGKPGVGDIKVNATIIKRTLLNFGIHVEMDEITVGPSVTRYALKPAEGVKLSRIVALQNDLSLALAAHPLRIEAPIPGKALVGIEMPNTTKATLGLGTLLKSPDYGESEKPLLVGLGKGISGKAHFANIAKMPHLLIAGTTGSGKSVTIHALITSLLYRNSMENLKLIMIDPKRVELTLYKKIPHLLTPVITEPKKAILALKWAAKEMDRRYDILESESVRDIESYHKNILEPALKKSSKKDSEADGAKLPELMPYIVVVIDELADIMSSYPREMESAIVRLAQMSRAVGIHLIISTQRPSVNVITGLIKANVPARIALQVSSQIDSRTILDTGGAEKLLGAGDMLFLSGEMGKPLRIQSAFVSENEVKNVVKYLAETYADEATQELTLSGEGENTGASSDIFNSMNEDEDIDDNLYEEARQAIVAAGKASTSYIQRKLRVGYARAARLMDMLEERGVIGPADGSRPREVFDAPSSSAIPEEVDHSQENIQPDEDENQKTYD; from the coding sequence ATGGCTAAGAAAAATAAACGAAAAAAAACCAAGGACTCTGAATTTGAAGAGGGAGCAAGAGAAGGCACATTACAAGCGATTGTTACCGTTGTCTTTTTTGTGGCCGGAATCTTTCTTATACTGTCGGCTTTTGACAAAGCGGGCATCGTGGGAAGTCACACTTACAGCTTTTTATCAAAACTTTTAGGCATCGGCTATTTTCTACTGCCTCTCGTACTTTTTATGATGGGAGTCAGTTTCTGGACATATATAAAAGAAGGTTTCCCTTTGGTTAAAATAGGCGGAGGGACTCTGTTTCTTCTGGCCGGACTCGGTATTACAAATATCGCTTTTGAAAAAGGAGGCGGAGCCGTGGGAAACATAATTTCCCTACCCCTTCTTAACTTCTTTGACATATACGCCACTGTGGTTATATTGACAGCCGTTTTTTTAATTTCTCTGCTCGTGATATTTGAAACGCGTTTTACCGTCGACCCCATAAGGTCTCTTCTGTCCAAGTTCGGCAGAAAAGAAGACGATTCCTCGGTGGTAACCGAAGAGGAAGAAGAGCGTATTGATAAAGCCACCAAAGAGGCCGGCTACGATGACGAAGACGGGGAGGAAAAAGAACCGGAGATAAAAAATTCTTTTGCCAAAGAAAAAAAAGCGTCCGAAGACAGCGAATTTGGTCTTATCGCTCCGTTTAAGGCGATGCACAAAGAGTATAAACCGCCTTCTCTTTCCCTATTGGAAGAAGACAGAGGCAAACCCGGAGTCGGCGACATCAAAGTCAACGCGACCATAATAAAACGCACTCTTTTGAATTTCGGCATACACGTGGAGATGGATGAAATAACGGTCGGGCCGTCAGTAACACGGTATGCTTTAAAACCGGCGGAGGGAGTAAAATTGTCCCGCATAGTAGCTTTGCAAAACGACTTGTCTTTGGCCTTGGCCGCCCACCCTCTTCGCATAGAAGCGCCTATACCGGGCAAAGCTCTTGTCGGCATTGAGATGCCGAACACAACCAAAGCCACTTTAGGTCTGGGAACTCTTTTGAAATCACCCGACTATGGCGAATCGGAAAAACCTCTTCTTGTCGGCCTCGGCAAGGGCATATCCGGAAAGGCGCATTTCGCGAACATCGCCAAGATGCCCCACCTTCTCATAGCAGGCACGACGGGCTCAGGAAAATCTGTAACCATACACGCGCTTATCACTTCCCTTCTGTATCGCAACTCCATGGAGAACTTGAAACTCATAATGATAGACCCGAAACGCGTAGAGCTCACTCTTTATAAAAAAATACCTCATCTTTTGACTCCGGTCATTACCGAACCGAAAAAAGCCATTTTGGCTTTGAAATGGGCGGCAAAAGAAATGGATCGCCGATACGATATATTGGAGTCGGAGTCGGTGCGAGACATTGAGTCCTATCACAAAAACATACTGGAACCGGCTCTGAAGAAGTCAAGCAAAAAAGACAGCGAGGCAGATGGCGCGAAATTGCCCGAACTTATGCCCTATATTGTCGTGGTCATAGACGAACTGGCGGATATTATGAGCAGTTACCCAAGAGAAATGGAGTCAGCCATCGTGCGATTGGCCCAAATGAGTCGCGCCGTGGGAATCCACCTTATTATTTCAACCCAACGTCCGTCCGTGAATGTCATTACCGGTCTCATAAAAGCCAACGTGCCGGCGCGCATCGCCCTTCAAGTTTCTTCTCAAATTGACTCAAGAACCATTTTGGACACGGGCGGAGCCGAAAAACTTCTGGGAGCGGGAGACATGCTGTTCCTTTCGGGAGAAATGGGAAAACCTCTTCGTATACAATCGGCCTTTGTTTCAGAAAATGAAGTTAAAAACGTAGTGAAATACTTGGCGGAAACATACGCGGACGAAGCCACTCAAGAACTGACTCTTTCCGGCGAGGGAGAAAACACAGGGGCTTCTTCTGATATCTTTAATTCCATGAACGAAGATGAGGACATTGACGACAACCTATACGAAGAAGCCCGCCAAGCCATTGTGGCGGCAGGCAAAGCGTCCACTTCATATATTCAACGCAAACTTCGCGTAGGATATGCCAGAGCCGCCCGCCTCATGGACATGCTGGAGGAAAGAGGCGTTATAGGGCCGGCCGATGGTTCGAGACCCCGTGAGGTCTTTGACGCTCCGTCGTCTTCAGCCATACCGGAAGAAGTTGACCATTCTCAAGAAAACATTCAACCGGACGAGGACGAAAATCAAAAAACATATGATTAG
- the recA gene encoding recombinase RecA, whose product MSKKISPKKETTEEATTSPSSSLPPSHKEVDEALRAIKTKFGDDAIMKLGEKPKVNVNAIPTGSIGLDAALGVGGLPRGRIVEIFGPESSGKTTLALHVVAEAQKKGGICAYIDAEHAMDPEYSKKLGVKIDELLISQPDTGEQALEIVESLVRSGKIDVVVIDSVAALTPKDEIEGDMGQSHMGKQARLMSQALRKLTAIVARSKTIVIFINQIRMQIGVMFGNPETTPGGKALKFYTSVRLDVRRIAQIKKGEEIMGGRVRVKVVKNKVAAPFRQTEFDLMYNEGISREGELIALGEKFGLVQKSGSSYSYGEVKLGRGYDSTRQFLRDNGKIAEQILKEILAKLKE is encoded by the coding sequence ATGTCCAAAAAAATCTCACCGAAAAAAGAAACGACGGAAGAAGCGACGACTTCGCCGTCTTCCTCTCTGCCCCCTTCCCACAAAGAAGTGGACGAGGCTCTTCGCGCCATAAAAACCAAATTCGGAGACGACGCCATAATGAAGCTGGGCGAAAAACCGAAGGTGAATGTAAACGCCATTCCCACCGGCTCTATCGGTCTTGACGCCGCTCTCGGAGTGGGAGGCCTTCCTCGCGGTAGAATTGTTGAAATATTCGGCCCGGAGTCAAGCGGTAAAACCACTTTAGCCCTCCACGTAGTCGCCGAAGCCCAGAAAAAAGGCGGAATATGCGCGTACATTGACGCCGAACACGCCATGGACCCGGAGTACTCCAAGAAGCTCGGAGTGAAAATAGACGAGCTTTTAATATCCCAACCGGATACGGGCGAACAGGCGCTTGAAATAGTGGAATCGCTTGTCAGGTCGGGGAAAATAGACGTCGTGGTCATTGACTCCGTTGCCGCTCTTACCCCGAAAGACGAAATAGAGGGAGACATGGGGCAAAGTCATATGGGAAAGCAGGCGCGACTCATGTCGCAGGCCCTTAGGAAACTTACCGCTATCGTCGCCCGTTCAAAAACCATAGTAATATTTATAAACCAGATACGTATGCAGATAGGAGTTATGTTTGGTAATCCCGAAACGACCCCTGGCGGTAAGGCGCTTAAGTTTTACACATCCGTGCGCTTGGACGTTCGCCGTATCGCTCAAATAAAAAAGGGTGAAGAAATAATGGGAGGTCGTGTCCGCGTAAAGGTGGTAAAAAACAAAGTGGCCGCCCCGTTTAGACAGACGGAATTTGACCTTATGTATAACGAAGGAATATCTCGCGAAGGCGAACTTATAGCATTGGGCGAAAAGTTTGGTCTTGTTCAAAAAAGCGGAAGCTCTTACTCCTATGGCGAAGTAAAACTCGGCCGCGGCTACGACTCTACTCGCCAGTTTCTTCGTGACAATGGAAAAATCGCGGAACAGATTCTGAAAGAAATTCTCGCGAAATTAAAAGAGTAA
- a CDS encoding GxxExxY protein: MGEVEKIIHKELSYRITGILFRTHRELGRMCRERQYGDLLETLLKESKLEYEREKALPMEKLDRQNTNVVDFCIDNKILLDLKAKPFVTKEDFYQMRRYLEAAGYNLGLIVNFRNTYLKPIRVINTVH; this comes from the coding sequence ATGGGAGAGGTAGAAAAAATTATACACAAAGAACTCTCGTATAGAATTACCGGAATATTATTTAGAACACACAGAGAGCTGGGGAGAATGTGCCGCGAAAGACAATACGGAGATTTGTTAGAAACGCTATTAAAAGAGAGCAAACTTGAGTACGAGAGAGAAAAGGCGTTGCCGATGGAAAAGCTTGACCGACAAAATACTAATGTGGTAGATTTCTGTATCGACAATAAAATATTGTTGGATTTAAAGGCCAAGCCATTTGTAACGAAAGAGGACTTCTACCAGATGAGACGTTATCTTGAAGCTGCTGGCTATAATCTCGGTTTAATAGTTAATTTTAGGAACACCTATCTAAAACCTATCCGCGTCATAAATACGGTTCATTAG
- a CDS encoding elongation factor P has product MLEYNEILKGRFIILDKAPYEVLDARIFRMQQRKPVNQTKLKNIITGKVTERTFGQSEKAEEADLEKREIKYLYNNKGQWWFCEANDPSKRFQLSEELLGQGKKFLKANSLVTALYFNEEIIGVSLPIKVELKVVEAAPAVKGNTVQGGTKQVTLETGATVNTPMFVKEGDVLRINTETGEYVERV; this is encoded by the coding sequence ATGCTTGAATACAACGAAATCCTAAAAGGTAGATTTATCATTTTAGACAAAGCGCCGTATGAGGTTCTTGACGCGCGGATTTTTCGCATGCAACAGAGAAAACCGGTAAATCAGACCAAGCTCAAAAACATCATAACAGGCAAAGTTACCGAACGTACTTTCGGTCAATCCGAAAAGGCAGAGGAAGCTGATTTGGAAAAGCGGGAAATAAAATATTTGTACAACAACAAAGGACAGTGGTGGTTTTGCGAAGCCAATGATCCGAGCAAGAGATTTCAACTAAGCGAAGAGCTTTTGGGCCAGGGCAAAAAATTTCTGAAAGCAAACTCTCTGGTTACCGCCTTGTATTTCAACGAAGAAATAATAGGCGTCAGCCTTCCTATCAAAGTGGAACTGAAGGTTGTGGAAGCGGCTCCTGCTGTTAAAGGCAATACCGTGCAAGGAGGCACAAAGCAAGTTACGCTTGAAACCGGCGCGACTGTAAACACGCCGATGTTCGTTAAAGAAGGAGATGTGCTTCGGATAAATACCGAGACGGGAGAATACGTAGAACGTGTGTAA
- the rpsR gene encoding 30S ribosomal protein S18, with protein sequence MNQCFFSQHNLKYVDYKDTELLKKFLNPHGRILSRKRTELCAKHQRAVALTVKRARFMGFLPYIAR encoded by the coding sequence ATGAATCAATGTTTTTTCTCTCAACATAACTTGAAATACGTGGACTACAAAGACACGGAGCTTTTAAAAAAGTTTCTTAATCCTCATGGCAGGATTCTAAGCAGAAAAAGGACGGAACTTTGCGCGAAGCATCAGCGAGCTGTCGCTTTGACGGTAAAAAGAGCGAGGTTTATGGGGTTTTTGCCGTACATAGCCAGATAA
- the ssb gene encoding single-stranded DNA-binding protein: MYLNKALIYGNLTRDPELKSLPSGTKVATFGMATNRRYKDQNGNWQDQADFHNVVVFGRQAETSAQYLKKGSGAFVEGRMQTRSWDDKQTGQKKYRTEVVAERVQFGPIGQNRTQGGPSNNNAQNNPEKGATEKGAEDSIQYPEEDINAEDIPF; this comes from the coding sequence ATGTATTTAAACAAAGCTCTTATATACGGCAACCTAACCCGCGACCCGGAGTTGAAGTCACTGCCAAGTGGCACGAAAGTGGCCACGTTTGGCATGGCAACCAACCGCCGGTACAAAGACCAAAACGGCAACTGGCAAGATCAGGCCGACTTTCATAATGTTGTGGTTTTTGGAAGACAGGCCGAGACATCAGCTCAGTATTTGAAAAAAGGAAGCGGCGCTTTCGTGGAAGGTAGGATGCAGACACGAAGCTGGGACGATAAGCAAACGGGACAGAAGAAGTATCGCACGGAAGTCGTGGCCGAGAGAGTGCAGTTCGGGCCTATCGGTCAGAACAGAACTCAAGGAGGACCATCTAATAACAACGCTCAAAACAATCCGGAAAAGGGAGCAACAGAGAAAGGGGCCGAAGATTCAATACAATATCCGGAAGAAGACATAAACGCAGAAGACATACCATTTTAA
- a CDS encoding 30S ribosomal protein S6, producing MENEQAEPRIYEIGYHILPLVPEEKLAVSLGELKAILEKHKAVVISEDYPRNMHLAYKLRKQIAGKYQDFNSAYFGWIKFEASSEAVISISNDFESQNDILRFIVVKTVRENTMAPIKALQQKEGRVREERKKPAEKSPISEEELDKTIEELVVE from the coding sequence ATGGAAAACGAACAAGCGGAGCCGAGAATATATGAAATCGGCTACCATATCCTACCGCTTGTGCCGGAGGAAAAGCTCGCGGTCTCTCTCGGAGAGCTGAAGGCGATTCTTGAAAAGCACAAAGCGGTTGTAATATCTGAGGATTATCCGAGGAACATGCATCTGGCGTACAAACTGCGCAAGCAGATAGCCGGAAAGTATCAGGATTTCAATTCAGCTTATTTCGGGTGGATAAAATTTGAGGCCTCAAGCGAAGCGGTGATTTCCATAAGCAATGACTTTGAAAGTCAGAATGATATCTTGCGCTTTATAGTTGTAAAGACGGTAAGAGAAAACACGATGGCTCCCATTAAAGCCCTTCAGCAAAAAGAGGGAAGGGTGAGGGAAGAAAGAAAGAAACCAGCGGAAAAATCGCCAATTTCGGAAGAAGAGCTGGATAAAACCATAGAAGAGTTGGTGGTAGAATAA
- a CDS encoding TatD family hydrolase produces MNPSFIDCHAHVNFAAYDSDRDEVISRALENNTWMINVGTQKDTSKKAVEIAEKYKEGVYAIVGTHPIHTDKSFHDEKELGEGNREFTSRGEEFDYEYYKNLAKHPKVVGIGECGLDYYRMEHGTWNTEHKKQEEAFRKQIELAIEVGKPLMLHVRNPAPPLSSGHLPLKEGERGISAYRDAVSILKSYIVNPVKKPSSAFASSEFHRVNHKSSPRGNFHFFAGSIDELKEILDVGFNVSFTGVITFTRDYDELVKYAPIDRILSETDCPYVTPAPHRGKRNEPIYVAEVVKRIAEIKGMPLKYVQAQLLKNARQMFKV; encoded by the coding sequence ATGAATCCATCTTTTATTGATTGCCACGCGCACGTAAACTTTGCCGCTTACGACTCGGACAGGGACGAGGTTATTTCTCGCGCCTTGGAGAATAATACGTGGATGATAAATGTCGGCACGCAGAAAGATACGAGCAAAAAAGCGGTGGAGATTGCCGAGAAATATAAAGAAGGCGTCTACGCAATCGTCGGAACGCACCCGATACACACCGACAAGAGTTTTCATGATGAGAAAGAGCTGGGGGAAGGGAACCGAGAGTTCACCTCGCGCGGAGAAGAATTTGATTACGAGTATTACAAAAATCTGGCAAAGCACCCGAAAGTGGTGGGGATAGGGGAGTGTGGATTGGACTACTACCGCATGGAACATGGAACATGGAACACGGAACATAAAAAACAGGAAGAGGCGTTCCGGAAGCAGATAGAATTGGCGATTGAAGTAGGAAAGCCGCTTATGCTTCATGTGAGAAATCCGGCACCCCCTCTGTCCTCCGGACATCTCCCCCTCAAAGAGGGGGAGAGGGGGATTTCAGCCTACAGAGACGCGGTTTCTATTCTTAAATCATATATCGTAAACCCTGTGAAAAAACCGTCTTCGGCTTTCGCTTCTAGCGAATTTCACAGGGTAAATCATAAATCATCTCCACGCGGCAATTTCCACTTCTTTGCCGGCTCAATTGACGAGCTAAAAGAGATTTTGGATGTCGGATTCAACGTATCTTTTACGGGCGTTATCACTTTCACCCGCGACTACGACGAACTTGTAAAATACGCGCCGATTGACAGAATTCTTTCGGAAACCGATTGCCCGTATGTAACGCCTGCTCCTCATAGAGGGAAAAGAAACGAGCCGATTTACGTAGCGGAGGTGGTGAAGCGAATAGCGGAGATAAAGGGGATGCCGCTCAAATACGTGCAAGCACAGCTCTTGAAAAATGCACGGCAGATGTTCAAGGTATAA
- a CDS encoding type II secretion system protein: MSNEKNVKRGFTRQNFRQKISGGFTLIELLVVIAIIGLLSSVVLSSLNSAREKARDARRLSDLRQINTAIQFYYDKFGFYPKCGTVTITGTDCFSNELKNNNFMVQVPTDPSYPQKQYQYYDSGGTRYALRVLWFESQPLARTGSYPNGTTCQSSQYPTCNWYDSCVYVAGSSCTIMSQVYGSE; the protein is encoded by the coding sequence ATGAGTAATGAAAAAAATGTAAAGCGAGGGTTCACCCGCCAAAATTTTCGTCAGAAAATTTCAGGCGGGTTCACTTTAATAGAACTTTTAGTGGTGATAGCCATCATAGGCCTGCTGTCGTCGGTGGTTTTGTCGTCATTAAACAGTGCGAGAGAGAAGGCGAGGGATGCGCGGAGACTTTCCGATTTACGACAAATTAATACTGCAATTCAGTTTTACTACGATAAATTTGGATTTTATCCAAAATGTGGCACTGTAACCATTACAGGAACGGACTGTTTTTCAAATGAATTGAAAAATAATAATTTTATGGTACAAGTACCGACTGACCCGTCATACCCACAAAAACAATATCAATATTACGATTCCGGTGGCACTAGATATGCTTTGCGAGTTTTATGGTTTGAAAGCCAGCCACTCGCGCGTACGGGTAGTTATCCAAACGGCACCACATGCCAATCCTCGCAATACCCTACTTGTAATTGGTATGATTCTTGTGTATATGTAGCTGGTTCTTCTTGCACCATTATGTCTCAGGTGTATGGTTCTGAATAA